Proteins encoded within one genomic window of Actinoplanes octamycinicus:
- a CDS encoding futalosine hydrolase, with the protein MTQYPILAVTAVAAEADALRAALTDRPGHGLLEIAAVGVGPAAAAAGTARLLARRDYRAVLSLGIAGGFPGRADVGGTVLGTRTIAADLGAESPDGFLPIEELGFGTSVLTTDPALLKALAEALPHAVTGDILTLSTVTGTAATTTRLATRFPDAVAEAMEGYGVAIAATDAGLPFAELRTISNPIGPRDRAAWRLADAFAALRAAAPALLTLC; encoded by the coding sequence GTGACCCAATACCCGATCCTGGCGGTCACCGCGGTGGCCGCCGAGGCCGACGCTCTGCGCGCCGCCCTGACCGACCGTCCCGGCCATGGCCTGCTGGAGATCGCCGCGGTCGGCGTGGGACCGGCCGCAGCCGCCGCCGGCACCGCCCGGCTCCTCGCCCGGCGCGACTACCGCGCCGTGCTCAGCCTCGGCATCGCCGGCGGCTTCCCTGGCCGGGCCGACGTCGGCGGCACCGTCCTGGGCACCCGCACGATCGCCGCCGACTTGGGCGCGGAGTCCCCGGACGGCTTCCTCCCGATCGAGGAACTGGGCTTCGGCACCAGCGTCCTAACCACCGACCCGGCCCTGCTCAAAGCGCTGGCCGAGGCCCTCCCGCACGCCGTCACCGGCGACATCCTCACGCTGAGCACGGTCACCGGCACCGCCGCGACCACCACCCGCCTGGCCACCCGCTTCCCGGACGCGGTCGCCGAAGCCATGGAGGGCTACGGCGTAGCCATCGCCGCCACCGACGCCGGCCTGCCCTTCGCAGAGCTCCGCACGATCTCCAACCCGATCGGCCCCCGCGATCGAGCCGCCTGGCGCCTGGCCGACGCCTTCGCCGCCCTCCGCGCCGCCGCGCCAGCCCTGCTGACTCTCTGCTGA